One part of the Bacillota bacterium genome encodes these proteins:
- a CDS encoding carbon storage regulator has translation MLVLSRKRGQSLVIGEGVEVFVVQVRGSGDQAVVRIGVRAPSGVRVFRRELFDEIAAENVLASQGGNTSLKELDILREVSG, from the coding sequence ATGTTAGTCCTCTCCCGGAAGAGGGGCCAGAGCCTGGTAATCGGCGAAGGCGTGGAGGTATTCGTGGTACAGGTAAGGGGCTCGGGCGATCAGGCCGTCGTCCGCATTGGCGTGAGAGCGCCCTCGGGCGTGCGGGTGTTCAGGCGCGAACTGTTCGATGAGATAGCGGCGGAGAACGTGCTTGCCTCGCAGGGGGGTAACACGTCGCTCAAGGAATTGGATATCCTCCGTGAGGTATCAGGATAG
- a CDS encoding flagellar assembly protein FliW, whose translation MRVKTTRFAEIEVSDDKMLRFPEGLIGFESCTRFALISRGDSLFMWLQSLDDPALAFVVTDPSAFVPGYKPEIDRDSLRTLGVESPSDLKYLSIAVVPADPSRTTINLRAPIAVNHGNRVAVQVVTLNPDNPLKFRVFDRGGARGDSACPDSGEGTSC comes from the coding sequence GTGCGCGTGAAGACGACGCGGTTCGCCGAGATCGAGGTGTCCGACGACAAGATGCTGCGTTTTCCCGAGGGGCTCATCGGATTCGAGAGCTGCACGCGGTTCGCCCTGATATCGAGGGGTGACTCCCTGTTCATGTGGCTCCAGTCGCTGGATGACCCGGCGCTGGCCTTCGTGGTCACCGACCCGTCGGCATTCGTCCCGGGTTACAAACCGGAGATAGACCGTGACTCGCTCCGGACGCTGGGTGTTGAGTCCCCATCCGACTTGAAGTACCTCAGCATCGCCGTCGTGCCGGCCGACCCATCGCGTACGACGATTAACCTCCGTGCCCCGATTGCCGTAAATCACGGTAACCGCGTTGCAGTACAGGTCGTGACCTTGAACCCGGATAACCCACTGAAGTTCCGGGTTTTTGACAGGGGCGGGGCGCGCGGCGACAGCGCCTGTCCAGACAGCGGGGAGGGAACGTCATGTTAG
- the flgL gene encoding flagellar hook-associated protein FlgL — protein MRITSNMMAGNLVRRLNNNSTRVQKYQDQLSAAKRITKPSDDPIGLTASLRLRSTLVEMDRYKQNMEESKDWLTATSESLNKMGEVIHRLHELAVAGASSTVPQPALDAMANEVDQMHEYLVDLANSDHGGRYLFAGQNTLTAPFTLGGPAGALDNGAILREIARGQVMQINTTPQFLANPGSILKNVQNLANELRAGNYTGVSNLIGSLQANEDEILAMESAVGAKINRLEMSAERSLELQTSVTRLLSETEDADIAELTVRLGQEEAAYRAALTVGARLIQPTLADFLR, from the coding sequence TTGAGGATCACCAGCAACATGATGGCCGGCAACCTGGTGCGGCGCCTGAATAATAACTCGACGAGGGTGCAGAAGTATCAAGACCAGCTCTCGGCTGCGAAGAGGATTACGAAACCGTCCGATGACCCAATCGGCCTGACCGCGTCGCTCCGCCTGAGAAGCACGCTCGTGGAGATGGACAGGTACAAGCAAAACATGGAGGAGTCGAAGGATTGGCTGACGGCTACGAGCGAGTCCCTGAACAAAATGGGCGAGGTGATTCACAGGCTGCACGAGCTCGCCGTGGCGGGAGCAAGCAGCACCGTGCCGCAACCCGCCCTGGACGCCATGGCCAACGAGGTGGACCAGATGCACGAGTATCTGGTGGACCTGGCCAACTCCGATCACGGTGGGCGGTACTTGTTTGCCGGGCAGAACACGTTGACCGCCCCATTTACGCTGGGTGGACCGGCCGGCGCTCTCGACAATGGGGCTATCCTGCGCGAGATCGCCCGCGGCCAGGTAATGCAGATTAATACCACCCCACAGTTCCTGGCCAACCCTGGCTCGATACTCAAGAACGTGCAGAATCTGGCCAACGAGCTGCGAGCAGGGAATTACACTGGGGTATCCAACTTGATAGGCAGTCTCCAGGCGAACGAAGATGAGATCCTCGCCATGGAAAGCGCGGTCGGAGCCAAGATCAACCGCCTGGAGATGTCAGCCGAGCGTTCACTCGAGCTTCAGACAAGCGTGACGCGCCTTCTATCGGAGACGGAGGATGCGGATATCGCAGAACTCACCGTGCGGCTCGGTCAAGAGGAAGCCGCGTACAGGGCTGCGCTTACCGTAGGGGCAAGGCTCATCCAGCCCACCCTCGCTGATTTCCTGAGATAG
- the flgK gene encoding flagellar hook-associated protein FlgK, protein MGFVSLEIGKRALIAQQTALDVIGHNIANVNTPGFSRQEAMLAQTPPYMAAGGLGAIGTGVTVTDIRRIRDAFIDAQVRAELKALGKYETMSTAMEEIETIFNEPSDSGIRSVLDLFWTSLQDLSNNPESQAVRSTVRERAVSVAEAIKHTYRQLDQMQKNVDTSIRTKVSQVNTFARQIAELNVEITRAKASGQRPNDLMDQRDLILDNLAKVLDIRVTEDPAGWCRVTVGGVALVESDRAFELDVQNTPQGFARVIWPSTGLDISITSGELEGYRRMRDVVIPELKTDMNELAASIIDEVNTQHSLGFDYNGDPGGTFFKGTDAVTIDVGDAVAGNVALIAASSSSLVGDGSNALTIAQLRHKLTMKTDPAGPVNATWDDFVRGVVGRIGVDAEEVNRMQENTSLLVQGIENRRQSVCGVSLDEEMTNMIKFQHAYEAAARVITTADEMLDVLVNRTGLVGR, encoded by the coding sequence TTGGGATTCGTTAGTCTCGAAATCGGCAAGAGGGCTCTGATCGCCCAGCAGACTGCGCTGGATGTGATCGGGCATAACATAGCAAACGTCAACACCCCTGGCTTTTCCCGCCAGGAGGCCATGCTTGCGCAGACACCTCCGTACATGGCCGCCGGTGGCCTCGGCGCGATCGGCACCGGGGTTACCGTGACGGACATTCGCCGGATTCGCGACGCGTTCATTGACGCTCAGGTGCGGGCGGAACTCAAAGCGTTGGGCAAATACGAGACGATGTCCACCGCCATGGAAGAGATCGAGACCATCTTCAATGAGCCGTCCGATTCGGGTATCCGGTCGGTGCTCGACCTGTTCTGGACCTCTCTCCAGGACCTGTCGAACAACCCCGAGAGCCAGGCGGTCCGGTCGACCGTGAGGGAGCGGGCGGTGTCCGTGGCGGAGGCGATCAAGCACACGTACCGCCAGCTCGACCAGATGCAGAAGAACGTGGACACGTCAATAAGGACCAAGGTCAGTCAGGTGAATACATTCGCGCGGCAGATCGCCGAGCTCAACGTGGAGATCACGCGTGCGAAGGCGTCCGGGCAGCGACCCAACGACCTTATGGATCAGCGCGACCTGATACTGGACAACCTCGCCAAGGTCCTTGACATAAGGGTCACCGAGGATCCCGCCGGCTGGTGCAGGGTCACCGTCGGCGGAGTCGCTCTGGTCGAATCCGACAGGGCATTTGAACTTGATGTCCAGAATACCCCCCAGGGGTTCGCCCGGGTCATATGGCCCAGCACCGGACTGGACATTAGCATCACCTCCGGTGAGCTGGAGGGGTACCGCAGGATGAGGGACGTGGTCATCCCCGAGCTAAAGACCGACATGAACGAGCTAGCAGCCAGCATCATAGACGAGGTCAACACTCAGCACTCACTGGGGTTTGACTACAACGGCGACCCCGGCGGGACGTTCTTCAAGGGGACCGACGCGGTCACCATTGACGTTGGCGACGCCGTAGCGGGCAACGTCGCGCTCATCGCCGCTTCGTCGAGCAGCCTGGTCGGCGATGGCTCCAACGCCCTCACGATCGCGCAGCTGCGGCACAAACTCACGATGAAAACCGACCCGGCGGGACCCGTCAATGCGACATGGGACGATTTCGTCCGGGGTGTTGTCGGGCGCATCGGCGTGGATGCCGAAGAGGTCAACAGGATGCAGGAAAACACGAGCCTCCTCGTGCAGGGTATTGAGAACCGCAGACAGTCCGTATGTGGGGTCTCCCTGGATGAGGAGATGACGAACATGATCAAGTTCCAGCACGCGTACGAGGCGGCCGCGAGAGTGATTACCACGGCCGACGAGATGCTCGACGTACTGGTTAACAGGACAGGACTAGTAGGCCGATAG
- a CDS encoding flagellar protein FlgN, whose translation MIEGLWQRMAEFLAQEAEAYADLAVLGKKKQEALVKGSLSDLEKVTRAEQVIIARAGKIEEKRWKLQEEVASFVSKPVAEVRFADIIPMAEEPYRESLEKNREAIQSSIRQITELNEMNSELIQQSLAYVNFMLSVLSTRVSATYDTSGEMAQKPAGIVDRKA comes from the coding sequence ATGATAGAGGGTCTATGGCAAAGGATGGCCGAGTTCCTGGCCCAGGAGGCGGAGGCTTACGCCGACCTTGCCGTCCTCGGGAAGAAGAAGCAGGAGGCTCTCGTCAAAGGGAGCCTCTCGGACCTCGAGAAAGTGACCCGCGCCGAACAGGTCATCATCGCGCGGGCCGGCAAGATAGAGGAGAAGAGATGGAAGCTGCAGGAAGAGGTCGCGTCGTTTGTTTCCAAACCCGTTGCCGAGGTAAGGTTCGCCGACATCATTCCCATGGCGGAGGAGCCGTATCGCGAGTCGCTCGAGAAGAACCGCGAAGCGATTCAGAGCAGCATCAGGCAGATAACGGAGTTAAACGAAATGAACTCCGAGCTGATCCAGCAATCCCTGGCGTACGTCAACTTCATGCTGTCGGTACTCTCGACGCGAGTGAGCGCCACATACGACACCTCCGGCGAGATGGCTCAGAAACCAGCCGGCATCGTCGACAGAAAGGCGTAG
- the flgM gene encoding flagellar biosynthesis anti-sigma factor FlgM: protein MMISRSQIDSTLGIQSKRIQSQSDVNKGKLGSKPAGGDQIQISPKAGEIARIKEAIKAMPDERADKVEAIAKLVADGKYDVDATDVAEMMLRRIIADRLS, encoded by the coding sequence TTGATGATTTCAAGAAGCCAGATAGATTCTACCCTGGGGATCCAGTCGAAAAGAATTCAGTCCCAGAGCGACGTAAACAAGGGCAAGTTGGGATCTAAGCCCGCCGGAGGCGATCAGATTCAGATATCGCCAAAGGCCGGGGAAATCGCCAGGATAAAAGAAGCGATCAAAGCCATGCCGGACGAAAGAGCCGATAAGGTCGAGGCAATTGCGAAGCTGGTGGCGGACGGAAAGTACGATGTGGACGCCACGGACGTAGCCGAGATGATGCTCCGCCGCATCATCGCCGACCGGCTGAGCTAA
- a CDS encoding MerR family transcriptional regulator yields MDIRNCSECGRVFVDRGNELCPRCVEEEDRQFEVVRRYVEAHANASVDEVSEETKVPKERIVRFLRLGRLVQGSVSGFELRCDVCGSVIETGRVCRKCKEGFDRVAQDLTRKPLEPEKRGFERMHTYDSIKKGQK; encoded by the coding sequence GTGGACATCAGGAATTGTTCCGAATGCGGCAGGGTATTCGTCGACAGGGGGAATGAACTCTGCCCGCGGTGTGTCGAGGAAGAAGACCGGCAGTTCGAGGTCGTGCGGAGGTACGTCGAAGCCCACGCGAACGCCTCGGTGGACGAGGTTAGCGAGGAGACTAAAGTCCCGAAGGAACGCATTGTGAGATTCCTAAGGCTTGGCCGCCTCGTACAGGGGTCGGTGAGTGGCTTCGAACTGAGGTGCGACGTCTGCGGAAGCGTGATCGAGACGGGCCGCGTCTGCAGGAAGTGCAAGGAGGGCTTCGACAGGGTCGCCCAGGACCTCACGCGTAAGCCCCTCGAGCCGGAGAAGCGCGGGTTTGAGCGCATGCACACGTACGACAGCATCAAGAAGGGACAAAAATAG
- a CDS encoding ComF family protein, whose product MTQALLRGIARGFLELVLPPSDRCPLCGGPLRRAHETGVLLTPAPATSICRSCLASNPPIIKHIAHPLQLPRACHRDYSTVMAAGPYEGRLKEAIWRLKYGGRQDLCEPLGSLMAEAGLAAVRGGAVAFDVLVPVPLHPAREVTRGFNQSLLLSKVAGGRLGVPVEAGELRRTRETLPQSTLDQHERRRNISGAFTVLKRGWFGGKRVLIVDDVFTTGATVFECCAVLLCDGAASVDVLVCAITGG is encoded by the coding sequence GTGACCCAAGCTCTTCTCCGCGGGATCGCGAGGGGTTTTCTTGAGCTCGTACTTCCCCCTTCCGACAGGTGTCCCCTGTGTGGCGGCCCACTCCGGCGGGCGCACGAGACCGGCGTTTTGCTCACGCCCGCCCCCGCGACGTCCATATGCCGGTCCTGCCTGGCGTCCAACCCGCCAATCATCAAACATATTGCCCACCCGCTCCAACTTCCGCGGGCTTGCCACCGCGACTACAGCACCGTAATGGCGGCCGGACCGTATGAGGGCAGGCTCAAGGAGGCAATATGGCGGCTGAAATACGGAGGCCGGCAGGACCTGTGCGAACCGCTCGGAAGCCTGATGGCGGAAGCCGGCCTGGCGGCGGTCCGCGGTGGCGCGGTGGCGTTCGACGTGTTGGTTCCCGTTCCGCTTCACCCTGCCAGGGAGGTCACGAGGGGCTTCAACCAGTCCCTTCTGCTGTCGAAGGTTGCTGGCGGCCGGCTGGGAGTGCCGGTAGAAGCAGGAGAACTCAGGAGAACCAGAGAAACGCTCCCGCAGAGTACGCTGGACCAGCATGAACGTCGCCGGAACATATCGGGGGCGTTCACCGTGCTGAAGCGGGGCTGGTTTGGCGGAAAGAGAGTCCTGATTGTCGACGACGTATTTACCACTGGTGCCACCGTTTTCGAATGCTGCGCGGTGTTGCTGTGTGACGGGGCGGCATCCGTCGACGTTTTGGTTTGCGCCATTACGGGAGGTTAG
- a CDS encoding sensor domain-containing diguanylate cyclase yields MPEHYRRLFGYHVAIGLIGTAAALSTFRRPGVAEGLGIVVFIALLFCSEGIYIHLPSGLNTTASFSILFAMFLLFDTAIATTAGLAVSLVVSRFALKRPVEVALFNGGQYALSIIAGAALSRLGPPLADGLALVDPGSLVKSGLFFAGYFLVNQALTNLPIVYVGRVTFRDFVDAAVIDGLIAAITIPFSFIQVALYRSFGPWTLLTMVVPIVAVARVFSLQASLSKANREMSALYEASRRLGLALDLDRVFDLIVDCVKDSVGVDSCLLYAVREREHQMEPVRQHFQQGCDPELALELGSWAASRLSSCNGEILTKDVRGKTRHLLSVPMIHEDRLVGGIIVGRQSGVEFTPDDLKILSILGGHAAVSIEHALQYRQTATLADTEPLTGLHNSRSFSRRFEKELAASKRHAKPLSLIYLDLDNFKWVNDALGHLAGDRVLKEFGGVLKRSVRENDIAARLGGDEFVVLLPGSTRSEAQQVAQRIRFSVCGTRFPCEERPDGVSIGVSTGIACYPDDGEDLRALIKAADEAMYQTKTSAGANLVQ; encoded by the coding sequence TTGCCCGAGCACTACAGGCGGCTATTCGGGTATCACGTAGCGATCGGCTTGATCGGGACCGCGGCTGCACTGTCGACTTTTCGTCGCCCTGGCGTAGCGGAGGGTCTCGGCATCGTGGTCTTCATAGCCCTTCTGTTTTGTTCGGAGGGAATATACATCCACCTCCCCAGCGGCCTCAACACCACGGCCAGTTTCAGCATCTTGTTCGCGATGTTCCTGCTATTCGATACGGCCATCGCGACAACCGCTGGACTGGCCGTTTCCCTGGTCGTGTCGAGGTTCGCGCTGAAGCGGCCAGTTGAGGTGGCGTTATTCAACGGGGGCCAGTACGCGTTGTCGATTATCGCCGGGGCTGCCCTCAGTCGTCTGGGGCCGCCACTCGCTGATGGGCTCGCGCTGGTTGACCCCGGTTCGCTGGTGAAGTCGGGGCTTTTCTTTGCAGGGTACTTCCTCGTCAACCAGGCGCTGACGAACCTCCCGATAGTCTACGTCGGAAGGGTGACGTTCCGCGACTTCGTGGACGCAGCCGTGATCGACGGGCTCATAGCGGCGATAACCATACCTTTCTCTTTCATCCAGGTCGCCCTCTACCGGAGCTTCGGCCCCTGGACCCTGCTGACAATGGTGGTCCCCATAGTCGCCGTGGCCCGCGTGTTCAGCCTGCAGGCCTCGCTCTCGAAGGCCAACAGGGAGATGTCGGCGCTCTACGAGGCCAGCCGCAGGCTCGGCCTGGCTCTCGACCTGGACCGCGTTTTCGACCTGATTGTGGATTGCGTGAAGGACTCGGTCGGGGTGGACAGCTGCCTCCTGTACGCGGTCAGGGAGCGCGAGCACCAGATGGAGCCCGTGAGACAGCACTTTCAGCAGGGCTGCGACCCCGAACTCGCGCTGGAACTGGGCAGCTGGGCTGCGTCGAGGCTCTCATCCTGCAACGGCGAGATACTCACGAAAGACGTGCGGGGGAAGACGCGCCACCTGTTGAGCGTCCCGATGATACACGAGGACAGGCTCGTCGGGGGGATAATCGTCGGCAGGCAGAGCGGCGTGGAATTCACGCCCGACGACCTCAAGATACTGAGCATTCTGGGCGGTCATGCCGCCGTGTCGATAGAGCATGCGCTGCAGTACCGCCAGACGGCGACGCTTGCCGATACCGAACCCCTGACCGGGTTGCACAACTCGAGGAGTTTCTCCCGCAGGTTCGAGAAGGAACTGGCGGCTTCGAAGAGGCACGCGAAACCGCTGTCTCTCATCTACCTCGACCTGGACAACTTCAAGTGGGTGAACGACGCCCTCGGGCACCTGGCCGGAGACCGCGTGCTGAAGGAATTCGGCGGGGTGCTCAAGAGGAGCGTAAGAGAAAACGACATCGCGGCGCGTCTCGGCGGAGATGAATTCGTGGTGCTTCTCCCGGGATCGACAAGGTCGGAGGCGCAACAGGTTGCGCAACGCATCCGTTTCTCGGTCTGCGGCACGAGGTTCCCGTGCGAGGAGCGCCCCGATGGCGTCTCCATCGGCGTCAGCACCGGTATCGCCTGCTACCCCGATGACGGCGAGGACCTGCGAGCCCTGATAAAGGCCGCCGACGAAGCGATGTACCAGACGAAGACCTCAGCAGGGGCCAACCTCGTCCAGTGA
- a CDS encoding glycosyltransferase family 2 protein, translated as MSPYWWVAVVMLALYGLVAAALDVVERLFSRGPQTGGPPLVSVLVIVKDREDSIEMFLRSAAGIGVSGSSVPYEIVAVDDYSSDNTWRVVQRLAASCPAIKAVRMADVPVPGERAETIGLFMCAGDIALVCRFQDGVDEVALLSVVRHMLRKPGHDRSTSLRVR; from the coding sequence ATGAGCCCGTACTGGTGGGTCGCCGTCGTGATGCTGGCCTTGTACGGGCTCGTTGCGGCCGCCCTCGACGTAGTGGAGCGCCTGTTCTCGAGGGGCCCGCAGACGGGTGGTCCGCCGCTCGTGAGCGTACTCGTGATCGTGAAAGACAGGGAAGACTCCATCGAGATGTTCCTCAGGTCGGCGGCCGGTATCGGCGTTTCGGGTTCGTCCGTGCCCTACGAAATCGTCGCCGTGGACGACTATTCCTCCGATAACACGTGGCGCGTAGTCCAGAGGCTCGCGGCATCGTGCCCCGCGATAAAGGCGGTCCGCATGGCCGACGTGCCGGTTCCCGGCGAGCGCGCCGAGACCATAGGACTGTTCATGTGTGCCGGCGATATTGCGCTCGTGTGTCGCTTCCAGGACGGGGTCGACGAGGTGGCGCTCCTGTCCGTCGTGCGGCACATGCTCAGGAAGCCCGGCCACGACCGGTCCACATCCCTCCGGGTAAGGTAA
- a CDS encoding methionine adenosyltransferase, whose translation MKRRLFTSESVAEGHPDKMADQICDAILDAIIEKDPPARVACECTVKTGLCLVTGEISTNCYVDMPRIVRDTIKGIGYTRAKFGFDGDTCSVLTAIEEQSPDIALGVDVSVEAKNGGEKDKNAAIGAGDQGMMFGFACDETPVLMPMPIYFAHRLARRLAEARKTGMLPYLRPDGKTQVTIEYVDDKPVRVDAVVVSAQHGPDVPLDQIREDIIREVIRHVIPAEYLDDRTRFFVNPTGRFVIGGPQGDSGLSGRKIIVDTYGGYARHGGGSFSGKDPTKVDRTGSYAARYVAKNIVEAGLARKCEVQVAYVIGVARPVSLMLETFGTSTVPEDSISETVTRLFDFRPGAIIERFGLRKPIFRQIAAYGHFGRDDLDLPWEKTDMAAELHNTLG comes from the coding sequence ATGAAGAGAAGGCTTTTCACTTCCGAATCGGTAGCCGAGGGACACCCCGATAAGATGGCCGACCAGATTTGCGACGCCATACTCGACGCGATCATCGAGAAGGACCCCCCCGCCCGCGTCGCATGTGAGTGCACGGTCAAGACGGGACTCTGTCTTGTGACCGGTGAGATCAGCACCAACTGCTACGTCGACATGCCCCGGATAGTCCGCGACACGATCAAGGGTATAGGGTACACGCGCGCCAAGTTCGGATTTGACGGCGACACGTGCTCGGTGCTCACCGCCATCGAGGAGCAGTCGCCGGACATCGCGCTTGGAGTGGACGTTTCCGTCGAGGCGAAGAACGGGGGCGAGAAGGACAAGAACGCCGCAATCGGCGCGGGCGACCAGGGAATGATGTTCGGGTTCGCTTGCGACGAAACCCCCGTGTTGATGCCGATGCCCATTTACTTCGCGCACAGGCTGGCCAGGCGCCTGGCCGAGGCTCGCAAGACGGGAATGCTCCCGTACCTCAGGCCGGACGGCAAGACGCAGGTCACGATCGAATATGTGGATGACAAGCCAGTTCGCGTCGACGCCGTGGTCGTGTCGGCTCAGCACGGGCCGGACGTCCCGCTCGACCAGATCAGGGAGGATATTATCCGGGAGGTAATCAGGCACGTCATCCCAGCCGAATACCTCGACGACCGGACGAGGTTCTTCGTGAACCCGACGGGGCGATTCGTCATCGGCGGCCCACAGGGTGATTCCGGCCTCAGCGGCCGTAAGATTATCGTCGATACTTACGGGGGATATGCGAGGCACGGCGGCGGCTCGTTCTCCGGCAAGGATCCAACCAAGGTGGACAGGACCGGCTCTTACGCGGCAAGGTACGTGGCGAAGAACATCGTAGAGGCGGGGCTGGCGAGGAAATGCGAGGTCCAGGTCGCTTACGTGATCGGTGTCGCCCGCCCGGTGTCGCTGATGCTCGAGACGTTCGGCACAAGCACGGTGCCGGAGGACAGCATATCGGAGACCGTGACGAGGTTGTTCGACTTCAGGCCCGGCGCCATTATCGAGAGATTTGGGCTCCGCAAACCCATCTTCAGGCAAATCGCGGCTTACGGCCACTTCGGGCGCGATGACCTCGACCTGCCGTGGGAGAAAACAGACATGGCTGCGGAACTCCACAACACGCTGGGCTAA
- the flgG gene encoding flagellar basal-body rod protein FlgG — translation MIRSLWTAASGMHAQQLNVDTIANNLANVNTTGYRKARVSFQDLFYETLRGAGASPVGPLQVGHGVRPGAGQRSFTQGATEPTGNPLDLAIEGEGFFCVTLGDETMYTRDGNFRIDGEGYLVTTDGFKVQDDGGSEIQLPEDAQDVSISADGIITVRGADGSIQQVGQLKMSWFVNPAGLESVGHNLFRQTEACGEIREGTPANEGMGRICQGYLERANVSVVEEMVSLIVAQRAYELNSKVVQSSDEMLGIANNIRR, via the coding sequence TTGATAAGGTCGCTGTGGACTGCGGCATCGGGCATGCATGCCCAGCAACTCAACGTCGATACCATCGCCAATAACCTCGCTAACGTCAACACCACCGGCTACAGGAAGGCCAGGGTGTCCTTCCAGGACCTGTTCTACGAAACCCTTCGCGGCGCGGGGGCGTCTCCCGTCGGTCCGTTGCAGGTGGGCCACGGCGTGAGACCGGGCGCTGGGCAGAGGTCGTTCACCCAGGGTGCGACCGAGCCGACCGGAAACCCGCTCGACCTCGCGATCGAGGGTGAGGGGTTCTTCTGCGTTACCCTCGGTGACGAGACCATGTATACCCGCGACGGCAACTTCAGGATAGACGGCGAGGGGTACCTGGTGACGACAGACGGCTTCAAGGTACAGGACGACGGCGGCAGCGAGATCCAGCTGCCCGAGGACGCGCAGGACGTCTCCATCTCGGCCGACGGCATCATCACCGTGCGGGGCGCCGACGGTAGCATCCAGCAAGTAGGCCAGCTGAAGATGTCGTGGTTCGTCAATCCGGCCGGGCTCGAGTCAGTCGGTCACAACCTGTTCCGCCAGACTGAGGCATGCGGCGAGATCAGGGAAGGGACTCCGGCGAATGAGGGTATGGGACGCATCTGCCAGGGTTACCTGGAGCGCGCTAACGTGTCCGTCGTTGAGGAGATGGTGAGTCTGATCGTGGCGCAGAGGGCCTACGAGCTCAACAGCAAGGTGGTCCAGAGCTCCGACGAAATGCTCGGTATCGCGAACAACATCAGGCGGTAA
- a CDS encoding flagellar hook-basal body protein — MIRGMYTSASGMLLEQARLDVISNNVASAGATGFKKDVPVTNSFPEMLIYRTRNPGFLWGSLEAQLGPVGTGAVVSESVPDMTKGPGKETGNPLDVLVPDDAFLVVMTATGERYTKNGNLTIGSDGRLMTQDGDPVLGEAGEIQLGEGKRAEISPEGAVLEDGNEVDRLRVVRFRDPVRLAKFSTTTFRQTEDSGNPEQVEAPSLKPGCIEMSNVNPVIEMVEMISVMRAYEANQRLLQSQDQTLDKAVNEIGRV, encoded by the coding sequence TTGATAAGAGGCATGTACACCTCGGCGTCGGGAATGCTGCTCGAACAGGCTCGCCTCGACGTCATCTCCAACAACGTCGCCAGCGCCGGAGCGACGGGTTTCAAGAAGGACGTGCCGGTGACCAACTCCTTCCCCGAGATGCTGATCTACCGTACTCGTAACCCCGGGTTCCTGTGGGGCTCGCTCGAGGCCCAGCTCGGGCCGGTGGGGACCGGCGCCGTCGTTTCCGAATCCGTTCCAGACATGACGAAGGGCCCCGGTAAGGAGACCGGAAACCCGCTCGACGTTCTGGTACCGGACGACGCGTTCCTCGTCGTAATGACCGCCACCGGCGAAAGATACACCAAGAACGGTAACCTCACGATAGGGTCCGACGGAAGGCTCATGACCCAGGACGGAGACCCCGTGCTGGGCGAGGCTGGCGAGATACAGCTCGGTGAGGGCAAGAGGGCCGAGATCTCGCCCGAGGGTGCGGTGCTCGAGGATGGCAACGAGGTCGACAGGTTGAGGGTTGTGCGCTTCCGCGACCCAGTGCGACTCGCGAAGTTCTCCACGACCACGTTCAGGCAGACTGAGGATTCCGGGAATCCCGAACAGGTTGAGGCCCCGTCGCTGAAGCCCGGGTGCATAGAGATGTCCAACGTGAACCCAGTCATCGAGATGGTTGAGATGATCTCCGTGATGAGGGCGTACGAGGCCAACCAGCGCCTGCTCCAATCCCAGGACCAGACGCTCGACAAGGCGGTTAACGAGATAGGTAGGGTGTAG